One window of Trinickia caryophylli genomic DNA carries:
- a CDS encoding ABC transporter permease: MNVEQASTLASSAVVAAIPLMYAGLGELVTEKSGVLNLGVEGMMLMGAVTGYAVTSATGNPWLGAAAAVGAGVAMALLFGFLTLTMLANQVATGLSLTIFGIGLSAYVGKPYTSAAVPATIGAWPIPGVAHLPVLGPAFFSLTPLGYLAFVMFALVAWFLYRTRAGLVLRSVGESPDVAHAVGFSVVGVRYGATLFGGGMAGLAGGYYSIVYLQLWQEQLTSGRGWIALALVVFATWRPWRLLVGALLFGAVMSLQFYAQAAGVAVPTQFLAMLPYVATIVVLAVISRNPNTIKLNAPASLGKPFFAAS; encoded by the coding sequence ATGAACGTTGAACAAGCCAGCACACTCGCCTCGAGCGCCGTCGTCGCCGCCATCCCGCTGATGTACGCGGGGCTCGGCGAACTCGTGACGGAGAAATCCGGCGTACTCAATCTCGGCGTGGAAGGCATGATGCTGATGGGCGCGGTGACCGGCTACGCGGTGACGTCGGCCACGGGCAACCCGTGGCTCGGCGCGGCCGCCGCGGTGGGCGCGGGCGTCGCAATGGCGTTGCTCTTCGGCTTTCTCACGTTGACGATGCTCGCCAACCAGGTGGCCACGGGCCTTTCGCTCACGATCTTCGGTATCGGCCTGTCCGCCTATGTCGGCAAGCCGTACACATCGGCCGCGGTTCCGGCGACGATCGGCGCGTGGCCGATACCGGGCGTGGCGCACCTGCCGGTGCTCGGGCCGGCGTTCTTCTCGCTCACGCCGCTCGGCTATCTGGCCTTCGTCATGTTCGCCCTCGTGGCATGGTTTCTTTATCGCACGCGTGCCGGGCTCGTGCTGCGCTCGGTGGGCGAGTCGCCGGACGTCGCGCACGCGGTCGGCTTTTCGGTCGTGGGCGTGCGTTACGGCGCGACGCTTTTCGGCGGCGGCATGGCCGGTCTGGCGGGCGGATACTACTCGATCGTCTATCTGCAACTCTGGCAGGAGCAACTGACCTCGGGCCGCGGATGGATCGCACTCGCGCTCGTCGTTTTCGCGACGTGGCGGCCATGGCGGCTGCTGGTCGGCGCGCTGCTCTTCGGCGCCGTCATGAGCCTGCAGTTCTATGCGCAAGCTGCCGGAGTCGCCGTACCCACGCAGTTTCTCGCGATGTTGCCGTACGTCGCGACGATCGTCGTGCTGGCCGTGATTTCCCGCAACCCGAATACGATCAAGCTCAATGCGCCCGCGTCGTTGGGCAAGCCGTTCTTTGCGGCGAGCTGA
- a CDS encoding ABC transporter permease, which yields MQFPYRLEARSTPSRMMRFSVPLIAAVLTLVIGFAIFGLVGRDPAEAMWAFFIEPLSTVNGWSELLLKASPLCLIGLGLAVGYRANVWNIGAEGQMLAGGIAASGIAIAFDQSSGGWILPLMMAAGVAGGMAWAAIPAFLRSRFNTSEILTSLMLTYVATQLLIYLVSGPWRDPQGMNFPISEMFSGDALYPTFGGDWRWKLLRGTRLNASLFVTLASIPVMWLFMRKSFAGFRMNVGGLAPLAARYAGFSDKRTIWTSLLLSGALAGLAGMGEIAGPIGQLQATWSPGYGFTAIIVVFVGRLHPIGIVLASLLMALLYLGGEAVQTSLQLPQALSGVFQGLLLFCLLGADLFVNYRVRRVAAAVHR from the coding sequence ATGCAATTCCCCTATCGACTCGAGGCGCGATCGACGCCTTCCCGCATGATGCGCTTCTCTGTTCCGCTGATCGCGGCGGTGCTTACGCTCGTCATCGGCTTCGCCATCTTCGGGCTCGTCGGCCGGGATCCGGCCGAGGCGATGTGGGCGTTCTTCATCGAGCCGCTGTCCACGGTGAACGGCTGGTCGGAGCTGCTGCTCAAGGCGTCGCCGCTCTGCCTGATCGGGCTCGGGCTGGCTGTCGGCTATCGCGCCAACGTCTGGAACATCGGCGCGGAAGGGCAGATGCTTGCGGGTGGGATTGCCGCGAGCGGTATCGCGATCGCGTTCGATCAATCGAGCGGCGGGTGGATCCTGCCGCTCATGATGGCGGCCGGGGTCGCAGGCGGGATGGCTTGGGCGGCCATTCCGGCATTCCTGCGAAGCCGTTTCAATACGAGCGAGATCCTTACAAGTCTGATGCTCACCTATGTGGCCACGCAACTGCTGATCTATCTCGTGAGCGGTCCGTGGCGCGACCCGCAAGGCATGAACTTTCCGATTTCCGAGATGTTCTCGGGCGATGCGCTCTATCCGACTTTCGGCGGCGACTGGCGCTGGAAGCTGTTGCGCGGCACGCGTCTGAATGCGTCTCTTTTCGTTACGCTCGCGTCGATTCCCGTGATGTGGCTCTTCATGCGCAAGAGCTTTGCCGGATTCCGTATGAACGTGGGCGGGCTTGCACCGCTTGCCGCGCGCTACGCCGGTTTTTCCGACAAACGGACCATCTGGACGTCGCTGCTCTTGAGCGGTGCGCTCGCCGGGCTCGCCGGCATGGGCGAGATCGCCGGCCCGATCGGACAGTTGCAGGCCACGTGGTCGCCGGGCTATGGCTTCACCGCGATCATCGTCGTGTTCGTCGGCCGGCTTCATCCGATCGGCATCGTGCTCGCGAGCCTGCTGATGGCGTTGCTCTATCTCGGCGGGGAGGCGGTACAGACGTCGCTGCAGCTGCCTCAGGCGTTGAGCGGCGTGTTCCAGGGGCTGCTGCTCTTTTGCCTGCTCGGTGCCGATCTGTTCGTCAACTACCGCGTGCGGCGTGTCGCGGCTGCCGTGCACCGTTGA
- a CDS encoding ABC transporter ATP-binding protein produces the protein MSDIPLKGGPETRAARVPRLALAGITKRYPSVLANDAVDLTVAPGEIHAVLGENGAGKSTLMKIIYGAVRPDAGEISWEGHAVEITSPAAARKLGIGMVFQHFSLFETLTVAENIALALDEPFDLGALARRIGEVSAEYGLEIDPLRHVHSLTVGERQRVEIVRCLLQHPRLLIMDEPTSVLTPQAVRKLFETLRRLAAQGCSILYISHKLDEIQALCDTATVMRAGRVTGSVTPRNETHASLAQLMVGHSLPDYTRRPHTPGEVLLSVQHLTVASDDPFGTSLADVSFDVHAGEIFGIAGVSGNGQAELLAALSGERRGNAARESVSICGEPAAHLAPDARRRLGFAFVPEERLGRGAVPAMTLAENGLLTAHRQARMVRHGWIGARAMHAFAARCIERFDVRCGGTEALAQSLSGGNLQKFIVGREILQAPKVLVVAQPTWGVDVGASAFIRQQLLDLSASGVAVLVVSEELDELFDICDRIAVLAGGRLSPARKTGETNAEEIGRWMAGLFGERGAVAAAEDPLHA, from the coding sequence ATGAGCGACATTCCATTGAAGGGCGGTCCCGAGACTCGCGCGGCGCGCGTGCCGCGTCTTGCGCTGGCCGGCATCACGAAACGGTATCCGAGCGTGCTCGCCAACGACGCGGTGGATCTGACCGTCGCGCCCGGAGAGATTCATGCGGTGCTGGGTGAAAACGGCGCCGGAAAAAGCACGCTGATGAAGATCATCTACGGCGCGGTGCGGCCGGATGCGGGGGAGATCAGCTGGGAAGGGCACGCCGTCGAGATCACCAGCCCGGCCGCCGCGCGCAAGCTCGGCATCGGCATGGTGTTTCAGCACTTTTCGTTATTCGAGACGCTGACGGTGGCCGAGAATATCGCCCTCGCGCTCGACGAACCGTTCGATCTCGGGGCGCTGGCGCGCCGCATCGGCGAAGTATCGGCCGAATACGGGCTCGAGATCGATCCCCTGCGGCACGTGCACAGCCTGACCGTGGGCGAGAGGCAGCGCGTCGAGATCGTTCGGTGCCTGCTGCAGCACCCGCGCCTCTTGATCATGGACGAACCCACTTCCGTGCTCACGCCGCAAGCCGTGCGCAAGCTCTTCGAGACACTGCGGCGGCTCGCCGCGCAAGGATGCAGCATTCTCTACATCAGTCACAAGCTCGATGAGATTCAGGCGCTTTGCGATACGGCCACCGTCATGCGCGCGGGCCGCGTCACGGGCAGCGTGACACCGCGCAACGAGACGCACGCGTCGCTCGCGCAACTGATGGTCGGGCACTCGCTGCCGGACTACACGCGCCGGCCGCATACACCCGGCGAGGTCCTGCTTTCGGTCCAGCACCTGACGGTGGCGAGCGACGATCCGTTCGGCACCTCGCTCGCCGATGTTTCCTTCGACGTGCACGCGGGCGAAATCTTCGGTATTGCGGGTGTCTCGGGCAATGGGCAGGCCGAACTGCTGGCGGCGCTCTCGGGCGAGCGGCGCGGCAACGCGGCGCGCGAGTCGGTCTCGATCTGCGGCGAGCCGGCGGCGCACCTTGCGCCCGACGCGCGGCGCCGGCTCGGCTTCGCGTTCGTGCCGGAGGAGCGTCTTGGCCGCGGCGCGGTGCCCGCGATGACGCTGGCCGAAAATGGCCTGCTGACCGCGCACCGTCAGGCGCGCATGGTGCGCCATGGCTGGATTGGCGCACGCGCGATGCATGCATTTGCCGCGCGTTGCATCGAACGTTTCGACGTGCGCTGCGGCGGCACCGAGGCGCTCGCGCAATCGCTGTCGGGCGGCAACCTGCAGAAGTTCATCGTCGGGCGCGAGATCCTTCAAGCGCCGAAGGTGCTCGTCGTCGCGCAGCCCACCTGGGGCGTGGACGTAGGCGCATCGGCCTTCATCCGCCAGCAACTGCTCGATCTGTCGGCCAGCGGTGTGGCAGTGCTCGTCGTGTCCGAGGAGCTCGACGAACTCTTCGATATCTGCGACCGCATTGCGGTACTGGCCGGCGGCCGCCTTTCGCCGGCACGGAAAACGGGCGAAACGAACGCCGAGGAGATCGGCCGCTGGATGGCGGGCCTCTTCGGCGAGCGCGGTGCCGTTGCGGCCGCCGAGGACCCGCTGCACGCATGA
- a CDS encoding LysR substrate-binding domain-containing protein, translated as MSQQREAIDTYLLRVLHTLLMERSVTRAAVKLNQSQPAISAALRRLRDITGDPLLVRGKAGMVPTEYGLRLLEPVQNALREIERIRFQQHNFNPATSIRCYRIGCPDYLNVLFVPTVVERFRQAAPNAQLEFHSLGPAFDYELALEDGKLDIVIGNWPEPPEQLHLSNLFVDEIVCVMSNTHPFAKRGSLTLDQYLNAPHLAPTPYSVGQRGAIDVHLARERLKRHVVVTLPYFNLAPYVLVKSDLIFTTTRLFANHYAELLPLTVLPAPLDFPPMQYYQLWHERSHYSDEVRWLRGLVADATRALVEHASDSA; from the coding sequence ATGAGCCAGCAACGCGAAGCAATCGATACCTACCTGCTGCGCGTGTTGCACACGTTGCTGATGGAGCGCAGCGTGACGCGCGCGGCCGTCAAGCTCAACCAGTCGCAGCCCGCCATCAGCGCGGCCTTGCGGCGCCTGCGGGACATCACGGGTGACCCCCTGCTCGTGCGCGGCAAAGCAGGCATGGTGCCGACCGAATACGGGCTGCGGCTGCTCGAGCCCGTGCAAAACGCCTTGCGAGAGATCGAGCGGATCCGCTTCCAGCAGCACAACTTCAACCCCGCGACGTCGATCCGCTGCTACCGGATCGGCTGCCCCGATTATCTGAACGTCCTGTTCGTGCCCACGGTTGTCGAGCGCTTCCGGCAGGCCGCGCCGAATGCGCAGCTCGAGTTCCATTCGCTCGGGCCCGCTTTCGACTACGAGCTCGCGCTCGAGGACGGCAAGCTCGATATCGTCATCGGCAACTGGCCGGAGCCGCCCGAGCAATTGCATCTGTCGAATCTCTTCGTCGACGAGATCGTCTGCGTGATGAGCAATACGCATCCGTTCGCCAAACGCGGCAGCCTCACGCTCGATCAATATCTCAACGCACCTCACCTCGCGCCGACGCCCTACTCCGTCGGCCAGCGCGGCGCCATCGACGTCCATCTCGCGCGCGAGCGGCTGAAGCGGCATGTCGTCGTCACATTGCCCTACTTCAACCTCGCCCCCTACGTACTCGTCAAGTCCGATCTGATCTTCACGACCACGCGCCTGTTCGCCAACCATTACGCCGAACTCCTTCCGCTCACCGTCCTGCCCGCGCCACTCGACTTTCCGCCGATGCAGTACTACCAGCTCTGGCACGAACGCTCGCACTACTCGGACGAAGTGCGCTGGTTGCGCGGGCTCGTGGCCGACGCCACGCGCGCGCTCGTCGAGCACGCTTCCGATTCGGCCTAG
- a CDS encoding 8-oxoguanine deaminase translates to MTGEQQAGAASRRKTLLVKHADLVVTMDGTRRELRDAGLFVEGNRIVAVGASSELPDTADEVLDLHGHLVMPGLVNTHHHMYQSLTRAVPAAQNAELFGWLTALYRIWAHLTPEMIEVSTLTAMAELLLSGCTTSSDHLYLYPNGSRLDDSIGAAVRIGMRFHASRGSMSVGEKDGGLPPDALVEREDAIIEDTQRLIETYHDEGRYAMLRVAVAPCSPFSVSRDLMRESAALARAYRVRLHTHLAENANDVAYSRERFGMTPAQYAQDVGWVGPDVWHAHCVQLDAAGIGLFARTRTGVAHCPCSNMRLASGIAPIRAMRDAGVPVGLGVDGSASNDGAQMVAEARQALLLQRVASGPAAMTARDALELATLGGAAVLGRDDIGALAPGMAADFIAFDLRQPQFAGALHDPVAALVLCAPSQVALSVIDGKVVVENGRLTRLEVAPLVERHNRLARELAEAAR, encoded by the coding sequence ATGACAGGCGAGCAGCAAGCCGGGGCGGCCAGCCGAAGGAAGACGCTGCTCGTGAAGCATGCGGACCTTGTGGTCACGATGGACGGAACGCGGCGCGAACTGCGCGATGCGGGACTCTTCGTCGAAGGTAACCGGATCGTGGCTGTCGGTGCCAGCAGCGAGTTGCCGGACACGGCCGACGAGGTGCTCGATCTGCATGGGCACCTCGTGATGCCGGGCCTCGTCAACACGCATCACCACATGTACCAGAGTCTTACGCGCGCCGTGCCGGCGGCGCAAAACGCCGAGCTCTTCGGCTGGCTGACCGCTCTTTATCGGATTTGGGCCCATCTGACGCCGGAAATGATCGAGGTGTCGACGCTCACGGCCATGGCCGAGCTGCTGCTTTCGGGCTGTACGACGTCGAGCGACCATCTTTATCTTTATCCGAACGGCAGCCGGCTCGACGATAGCATCGGCGCGGCGGTACGCATTGGCATGCGGTTTCACGCGAGCCGCGGCAGCATGAGTGTCGGCGAGAAGGACGGCGGCTTGCCGCCCGACGCGCTTGTCGAGCGCGAGGACGCGATCATCGAGGACACGCAGCGCCTCATCGAGACGTATCACGACGAGGGGCGCTACGCGATGCTGAGGGTGGCAGTCGCGCCGTGCTCGCCGTTCTCCGTGAGCCGGGACTTGATGCGCGAATCGGCGGCGCTCGCGCGTGCATATCGGGTGCGGCTGCATACCCACTTGGCGGAGAACGCGAACGACGTCGCGTACAGCCGCGAACGCTTCGGCATGACGCCGGCGCAATACGCGCAGGATGTCGGCTGGGTCGGCCCCGACGTCTGGCATGCGCACTGCGTGCAGCTCGATGCGGCCGGCATCGGACTGTTCGCTCGCACGCGCACAGGCGTTGCCCATTGCCCGTGCTCGAACATGCGGCTTGCGTCGGGTATCGCGCCGATTCGTGCGATGCGCGATGCGGGCGTGCCCGTCGGGTTGGGGGTGGATGGCTCGGCGTCGAACGACGGCGCGCAGATGGTGGCCGAGGCGCGTCAGGCGCTGCTGTTGCAGCGCGTGGCGTCGGGGCCCGCGGCGATGACGGCAAGAGATGCGCTCGAGCTGGCGACGCTCGGCGGCGCGGCGGTGCTCGGGCGCGACGACATTGGAGCGCTCGCGCCCGGCATGGCGGCCGATTTCATTGCCTTCGATCTGCGTCAGCCGCAGTTCGCGGGCGCGTTGCACGACCCGGTTGCTGCCCTCGTGTTGTGCGCGCCGTCCCAGGTGGCATTGAGCGTGATCGACGGCAAAGTCGTGGTCGAAAACGGGCGGCTGACGAGGCTCGAGGTCGCGCCGCTCGTCGAGCGACACAACCGGCTCGCGCGCGAGCTGGCCGAGGCCGCGCGCTGA
- the uraH gene encoding hydroxyisourate hydrolase, giving the protein MGKLTTHVLDTAYGRPGAGITVELYVLQADARRLLKTAVTNRDGRCDAPLLEGAEFVPGEYELVFHAGDYFAAAGVALASPRFVDRVVLRFGIADATAHYHVPLLVSPWAYSTYRGS; this is encoded by the coding sequence ATGGGAAAACTCACGACCCACGTACTGGATACGGCATACGGACGCCCCGGTGCCGGCATCACCGTCGAGCTCTACGTACTGCAAGCCGACGCCCGGCGCCTGCTCAAGACCGCCGTCACCAACCGCGACGGGCGCTGCGATGCACCGCTTCTGGAGGGAGCCGAATTCGTACCCGGCGAGTACGAGCTCGTCTTTCATGCAGGGGATTACTTTGCCGCCGCCGGCGTCGCGCTTGCGAGCCCCCGTTTCGTCGATCGTGTCGTGCTGCGCTTCGGCATTGCCGATGCCACGGCCCACTACCACGTACCGCTTCTCGTTTCGC